Below is a genomic region from Chloroflexota bacterium.
CGGGTCGGATTTTCCCGCCGACGAGATCCGCTGCGTGGTCGAAGTCGTCCCGGCCGACGTGCGCTGGACCGAGCTGGGGCTGCCGGCCGGAGCGCGCGCCAAGCGCTGAGCCGACCCGATCAAATGGAGGCGCGTGCTCGCGCGCTTCCTCGCTTGCCGACAGCCTCGGACACACCGTGGTGCCGCGTGAGTTGCTTGCCTGTCCTCGCCTGGCTAGACTGGGCGCAGGAAGCGGGAGGTGTCGCCATGCACGCGATCGACGCGGACGCGCACGTCGACGAAAACGACCAGACCTGGGAATACCTCGACGAAGCCGATCGCCGATACAAACCGTTGAGCTTCGAGCTGTCGGCCCATGAGACGAGCGGTCCGTCGGATGGTAGACGCCACAACGTCTGGCTCGTCGGCGGCAACGCGCGCCTGCATCGTTTCCGCAGCGACGAGGCGACCGGTACGACCCGCGCGACCCGCGAGCTGCTCGATGTTGGGGAGCGCCTCCGGCACATGGATCAGCTGGGGATCGAGGTGCAGGCGCTCTATCCGACCACGTTCCTCCACGCGGTGACCGACCGCCCCGAAGTCGATGTGGCGCTCTGCAAAGCGTACAACCGCTGGATCGCCGATCGAACGGCGAGCTCAGGCGGACGGCTGCGCTGGGTCGCACAGGCTCCGATGCTCTCGATCAAAGACGCGGTGGAGGAGCTGCGCTTCGCCCGGGACCACGGCGCGTGCGGCGTGATGAAGAAGGGCGTGGAGGCAGGAAACAGACCGGCTGGCGACCCCTACTTTTACCCCCTCTACGCGGAGGCGGAGCGCCTCGACCTCCCCATCTGCGTCCATCAGGGCACCGGAGACGCGGACATCTCGAACACCGCGAGCGTGACCGATACCGCCAATATGTCCGTCTTCAACGTGCTCTCCGCGTTCAAATCGCTCGCAACGACCGGCGTACCGGATCTGTTCCCGCGTCTGCGATTCGGCTTCATCGAGGCCGGCGCATCGTGGATTCCGTACCTCATCAAAGACATCGGCATGCGGGGAAAGGCGGCGAAAGCCCCGTACAACTTCAAGACCGAGTTCCTCGCCCACAACCGCTTCTACGTGACGTGTGACACCGAAGATGACATTCCCACGCTCCTCAGTTATGGCGCCGAGGATTACCTCATGATCGGCACCGACTACGCGCATTCGGACCCGTCGTCCGAGATGCTCGCGCACCGAGTGCTCGTGCAGATGGCGGAGCGGGGCGCGTTCAGCACGGCGGTCGCGACAAAGATCGTGAACGACAACGGGCGGCGGTTCTACGGTTTTTGAGGTGGCACGATGACCCGAACGGTCCGCGCGCTCTGGGAGATCGCACCCGTTTTCAGCCTGGTAAGCCGCGCCGGACCCGGTCGGGCTGGATCGCGATCGGGCGAAATCCCGGCGGGCACCGTTCAGGCGACCGGGCCCAAAGTCCTCGTGGCGGCCGCGCCGGCCAACCCGGTGGGCTTTTCCGAGCGAGTCTCGCGCGCCGTCGTCCAGGGCCCATACCGCGGCGGCGTGGACCTCGAGTGGCTCCTCAACGGTACACCTGAGGCGCCACGGCGGCCTCGGTCGCCATGAACAATCGCATCGAAAACGTCACGAGCGGCGCCGTCATGGGATCGAACCAGACCTGAAATGCGCACGAATGGAGCGTGAAGTGAGCGCTGCCCCCGCGCCCTCCGGATATAGAAGCGGCGTTGGTCGCGGCCCTGCGCCGGTTCCCGTTCAGCCGCGTAATTGACACCGCACCACGACGCGAACATAATCCGACCATCGCGTCGATGCGTGCAGAAGGGGGCAGCCATGGCGGAAACCGACGTTCAGCCGCTGGACACCAGCAACGTGCTGATGGACGACAACACCCACGGCGATCGCGACTACCAGAACAAGCAGAAGCTCCGCACCAAGGGCTGGCAGGTCGTCAGCATTCCGGACAACATTACGCCGAACCCGAAGGGTGGCGGCTATGTGCGCCTCACCGAGAACCGCTATGCCCAGGCGGTCATCAACATCTACCGCCCGGGCCAGCGCGACGAGATGCACTGCCACCCGGGATCGGAGCACATCTTCATGGTGTTCCAGGGCGAGCTGCACATCCGCGGGGTCAACGAGGACGAGGACGTCGTGCTGAAGCCAGGCGAGCTGGTCCACATCAACCAGAGCTACTACTACCAGCTCGCCAACGAAACCGATGACCTCACCGTGCTGTACCAGGTCGCGACGAAGCCGCCGAAACCGCCCAAGATCGGCCGCTACAGCTATCGCGGCGCGAATGGCGTCGACCCGCGCACCCTCGAGGGCGAATAGCCGACGGGACGGCGCAACGGCGGCGGCTGGACTCGTGCGGTGATGCGCCCCCAGCCTCACGTCATGGCGCTCGCCGCGCTCCTCGTCGTCGCATGCGCGGCCCCGCAGCCCGGCTCCCAGGCGCCGCGCTCGGCGCCCAGTGAGGAGCCACCGGCCCGCACGCTCGTCGTCGCGACTGACGCGAACGTCGACGGGTTCGGCGAGATGTTCGCGGGCGGCAAGAGCGGACCCGAAGAGCTGCAGGCGATGGTCCATCGCGTCCTCGCCGAGGCGGACGCCCAGGGCACGTACGTCCCCGGAATCGCGACCAAGCTGCCGTCCCTGGACGACGGGACGTGGAAGCTCCGTTCGGACGGCGGATCGGAAACGATCTGGAGCCTCCAGCCGAACGCGCGCTGGCACGACGGCACGCCGCTCACCGCCGACGACATCGTCTTCAGCTGGCAGGTGGCCATCGCGCCAGATGTTCCATACAAGTCCCGGCAGGCGGTGAACCGCATCGAGGACGTCGAGACCGTCGATGCCCACACGGTATCCATTCGGTGGAAGTCGGTGTTCGTGGGCGCCGGGCGGCTCACCGAGCGTGATCTCTTCGTCCTGCCGAAGCACATCCTCGATCCGCTATTCACCGGCGACCGGAATGCCTTCGTCAACGCGACGTACTGGTCGAGCGCCTTCGTCGGGCTGGGGCCCTTCCGGATCGTGGATTGGGTGCCCGGGAGCCAGGTGCAGCTTCAGGCCTTCGACGGCTTCTTCAGTGGGCGGCCCCCGATCTCGAGCATCCTGTTCAAGACGGTCCCCGACGTGAACACAGCCGTCGCCAACATCCGCGCGGGCGACATCGACGTTTGGCTCGGCAGCTCTTTTGGTCTCGAGCATGCACGGACGCTGAAGGACGATTGGGAAAGCACCGGCGCCGGCCGGGTGATGACCTACCCCCGGCTCATCTTCGAAATTCGCCTCAGGCCGGAGGACGCCAAGGTCAGCGACGTGCGTATGCGCAAAGCCCTGTACCAGACCATCGATCGGGAGTCGATCGTCCGCGACCTTTACTTCGGCTTGCTCCAGGTCGCAAACTCGTACATCGCGCCCGGCACAACGGGCTTTGAGCGAATCGAGGCCGGCCTCGTGAAGTATCCCTTCGATCCGACGGGAGCCCAGGCTCTGCTCGCCGACCTGGGATGGCGCAAGGGCGCGGATGGACTCCTGCGCAACGACCGGGGCGAGCGCTTTGCGCTCCCCTTCTCCACAACGTCCGGAAACCGTGAGCGCGAGGAGCTGCAGGCCGTCATCGCGGACATGTGGAAAGCGGCGGGGTTCGACGTGGCCTTCGAGAACGTGCCCCTCAGCGTCCAGTCCGACCCGACGTACGTCTTTTCGACGACGGATCTCTCGGGCATCAGCACCGATTTCGAGGCGAACATCCCCCGCATCGACGGGCGCAACCGCCGCACGCCGCAGAATCCCCGGGGCGCAAACGTCTGGGGCTACGCCAATGACGACGTCGACCAGCTTCTCGACGAGTGGGGGCGTACCCTGGAGCGCGAACGCCAGATCGAGATCGAAGCTGCTGTGATGCGCCACGTGAGCGAGGACCTTCCGATCCTCCCCATCAACTACCGCATCGAGGCGATCACCGTGGCGAACGGCGTGAGCGGCGTGCCGCCGCGCAGCTCCGTTCAGTCGGCCACGAACACCTGGAACGTCGAGACCTGGCAGCGCACGCGCTGACTGAGGAGCGAACTTCCAGGCCCGCTCCTCAGTCGCCGAACCTCAGCGGTTGGTGAGGGTCACTCCCGTGTCTTTCCCGTCCTCGAAGCGGCTGAGGTAGCTCACCGCCTCATCGACGGGGATGACCGACGCGTACTTCTGGTTCATCGTGAACAGCTCGACGGCGTGGCACGCCTCGTGCCGATCGAAGACGCAGTCCTCCACGACGAACATCTTGAAACGGTTGGTGCACCCGTCGACGACAGAGGCCCGCACGCAACCGCTCGTGCTCTCCCCGCCGACCAGGATCGTGTCCACGCCCTGGCTCACCAGGTGGCCGATGAGCGGCGTGCCCCAGAAGGCGCTGGGCGAGCTTTTGCGGATCACCAGCTCGCCGTCGATCGGCGCAACCTCGGGAAGGATGTCGTTCTTCCGTCGCGCGCGGTCGGACATTTCGGCGTCTTCCTCGCGCTCGGTTCGATTGGCCCAGTGGCGCATCTCCAGCTCGGCACCGGTCGTGTGGATCACCGGCACGCCGGCGGCGCGCGCCGCGCTGAGCAGCCGTTGGATGGCGGGGATGGCGTTCCAGCCGGCGAGCCCGCAGCTCCCCGGCCACTTCTCGACCGACCTGAGCAGGGGCTCAGGCTCGTCGCCGAAGACCCAGCGGTAGAGGTCGATGAGGAGCAGCGCCGGGCGCGATCCGAATTCGCGCTTGCGCTTTTCGCCGACGATTTCAAGGTGCGCCTTGTCCTGCTCAGTGAGGAACTTATCCCATACCCGCTCGCCGGTCTCTTGAGCCACCGCTGTGTCCTCCTTTCAGTACGATTAAGCTGCCGCGAGGGCCAGGCTATGAACCGACGGAAGATCGGAGAGGACCTCCGCGAACGACGCTCCGCCATCACGGCTCATCCACACCGTGCCGTCGGTCATCCCCGCGAACATCGTGTCCGGCTCCTTGGGATCCGCGATGAGGGCCCGGGGCACCGCCCGCGTGCTCTCCGCCACGCTGGGCAACAGCTCCCAGCTCACGCCAGCGTCGACGCTGCGCGCGTATGCGACGCCGATGGTACCACGCTGCCACCCGCCCGGCCCCTGCGTCGAGAGCGCCGTGACGAGCACGCCCGGATTGGCCGGATGCTGCACGATGTCCGCCGGTGTGTATCGATACGGTAGGAGGTTCTCGCTCACCTTGGCCCAGCTTTCGCCGGCGTCGGCGCTGCGGTAGATCCCCTTGCCGCCCGTCGCCACGACCGTGCGCGCGTTGCCCCGAATGGGCGCGATGGCGTGGCCATCGTGGTCCATGCCCTGGGCGATCTGCTGCCAGGTCGATCCGCCATCGCTGCTGCGAACGGCCCAGCCCTCCTCGATCGCTCCATAGATATACGGTGCGTCGTCCGCCAGGGCAAGGGTCTTCATTCGGCTGACGTGGGGCGGCAATGGGCCCGTCCAACCTTTCGTGGAGGGGAGCTGCTGAAGCGCGGCACACTCGGTCCAGGACTCGCCGCCGTCGTCGCTCCAGAAGACGTCCGCCGGGCTCGTCCCGACGTAAATCCTGCCCGTGGTCGGATGCTGGACGATCGACCACACGTCCTTGTACACGATCCCCGCGTTGGCCTCCTGCCACGTGGCTCCGGCGTCGGCGCTGCGGAAAACGCCCCCGCGCGTCGTGCCGGCGTACAGGCGCCGCGGGTCGGACACGTCGGCGACGACGCGAGCGCGCAGCACGCCCAGCCCCTCGAGGCCGAGCAGCCGCGCCCGATACCCCGCCGGTGATGGCTCGCCACGATACAGTCCGTTCTCGGTGCCAATATAAAGCGCAGGCCCGGCCGCCACCGTTCACCTCCCTGCTCGCACGGGGTCGCCCCCGCAGATCATGCACAGCATACACCCTTCGGAACCGATCAGCCGCGAACGGCGCGTCAGAACCATTCCCGTCGGTTGACCCAGCCGCGCCCGCAGCGCAAAATGGCCCCGCACCGTTGATTCGCCAAACGAACACGGCCCCGGACTGATGGAGGAGCGATAGATGACCGCGACAGGCCCCGCGGGCCCGAAGTCGGGCGGCTACAAGGACATCCGCACGTACATCGATGACCTCGAGGCCGCCGGGATGCTGCGGCGGGTGGCCGCCGAGGTCGACCTGAAGCACGAGATCGGCGCGATCTGCGCCCGCGCCCTGGAGCGCGGGGGCCCCGCAATCTTGTTCGAGAACGTCAAAGGGTACCCGGGGCTTCCCCTCGCAGCCAATCTCCTCACGACCGACGAGCGGGTCGCGTTCTCCCTGGGCGTACCGCCCGACCACGACCGCATTTACGAGAAGATCCTGGTCGGGCTGGAGAACCGGCTGGCGTCCGTGGAGCGGCCCACGGGCCCCTGCAAAGACGTGGTCCTCACCGGTGACAAGGTCGATGTCTACGCCTTTCCTACTCCCTGGTGGCACGAAGGCGACGCCGGCCAGTACATCGGCACGACCCACGCCTTCATCACCGCCGACCCCGATACCGGCGTTCACAATATGGGCTCGTATCGGGTGATGATCCACGATAAGGACACGCTGTCGGTCCAGATTCGCGGATCGCACCCGGTGGGCGAGCAGCCGAACCCGGGCGATCGGAGCGGCGCCCGCGCGGACGGCCTCGAGCACATCCTCAAGAACGAGATCAAGGGCCTGCCGACGCCCTGCGCCATCGCCCTCAGCATGGATCCGCTGCTCACGATGGCGGCCGGCAGCCCCGTTCCGGCCGATGCCGAGGGCATGAGCGAGTACGAAGCCGCCGCCGCGTGGCGCGGCAGCCCCACCGAGCTGGTCAAGTGCGAGACCAACGATCTGCGGGTACCCGCCAACGCGGAGATCATCATCGAAGGCGAGGTCGTCCCCAACGTTCGCGTTCCGGAGGGTCCGCACGGGGAGTCGAATGGCTTCTACGTCGCCCACCAGGAGACGTTCCTGATCAAGGTCACGTGCATCACCCATCGGGCGCAGCCGGTCAGCTACGGCCTGTATTGCTGGATGGTCGAGGACTACCCGCGCGACCTGTTCCGGGGCGCCTCGTTCCAGCGCCGCCTCATCGAGCACACCGGGATGACCAACATCAAGCGCGTCCAGGTGGCGAAAGTCGGGCGCAACGGGATGGTCATCATATCGGCCAAGATCAGCAGCGCCGACGAGCCACGCCGGATCATGGAGGGGGCCTGGGCCGTCGCCGGCGAGCGCTGGGTCATCGTCGTGGATGACGACTGCGACGTGCGGAGCTGGACCGACGTGCTCTGGCGCGTGACGTACTTCGCCCAGCCCGGTAAGCACATCGTCCAGGGCCCGGAAAAGCCCGTGCGCGGGCACGCCACCGAGAACCCGGATGATCCGTTCGAGCCCCCGTCCTGCGGCCTCGGCATCGACGCGACGATGCACTTCAAGGGTTACCGGTTCAACCAGGTGAACCGCGTCAGCAGCGAGCTGGCCGCGCGCGTGGCCGCCCGTTGGGGCGAATACGGCTTGCCGTGATGCCACCCCTCGGGCTGCGTCACCGCTCACTGATCGCGATCCTTCTGCTGGCATCCGTCGCGTGCACCACGCCGAACACCGGGGTGCGCGGGAGCGAATCGACCGACGCGCGCGCGGTTGGCTCCACCGGGCAAAAGCGGATCATCGCGGCCGTTCTCAGCGATCCGCCGACCATTAGCTCCGAGTTCATCGGCATAGGCTCCGGCACCATTCAGGGCGGCGGCGCTCTCGAGGAGCTGACCAATCGCGGCCTCAGCGTGCAAGACAACCGCGGCACCCTTGTCGCGCAGCTCGCCGAGGCGGTTCCATCAGTCGAGAACGGCCTCTGGCAGCTCCTTCCCGACGGAAGGATGGAGACGACCTGGAAGATCAAGGATCGCGTGAGCTGGCACGACGGGACCCCGTTCACCTCGTCGGACCTGGTCTTCACCATCCAGCTCGGCCAGGACCGGGACCTTCCCGTCTTCGGCCACAACGGATTCGATTCGATTGCATCGGTGGACGCGCCCGACGCGCGGACGATCGTCATCCGGTGGAAGCGCCCGTACGTGGACGCGGACTCGCTTTTCACCCGGCGCTTCGGATTCCCTCGGCCGCGCCACGTCCTGGAGCAGGTCTATCTCGACAACAAGGATGCGATCGGCCAGCAGCCCTATTGGACCGAGGCCTATGTGGGGACCGGCCCGTTTCGCGTCAAGCAGTGGGTGGCGGACAGCCACGTCGTCCTCCGGGCCAACGACGCGTACGTCCTGGGGCGGCCAAAGATCGACGAGATCGAGGTTCGGTTCATCCCCAACCCCAACACCCTCGTCGCCAACATCCTGGCCGGAGAGGTCGAGCTGACCCTTGGCCGCAGCCTCCAGATGTCCGAGACGAGCGCGCTGAGGGACTCGTGGACGAAGGGCGCCGTCGCGGTGGGCATCACCGACTGGATCGCCCTCTGGGTCCAGTTCGTCAACCCGGGGCAGCCGCTCCTGCTGGATGCGAGCTTCCGAAAGGCGCTCGTTCAAGCCATCGATCGACAGCAGATGGTGGAGGTCCTGGAGTCCGGCGCGGTCCCCGTCGCTCACTCGTTCATCAGCCCGCGGGAGGCCGTCTATCCCGAGATCGAGCCCAGCATCGTGAAGTACGACTTCGATCCGCGACGATCGGGCCAGCTCATCGAGCAGCTCGGCTTCACGCGGGGCGGAGACGGGATGTATCAGCGGCCGAGCGGCGAGCGGCTGACGCTGGACGTCTGGACGAATCCGGGGCACGAGGAGCGGATCCTCGCCATCACCGATTACTTCAAGCAGGCCGGCATCGCCGCCGAGTCGTTCGTGATCCCCGACGCGCGGCGTCGGGATCGCGAGTACAACACGTCGTATCCGGGCGTCCGTCTCTGGCGGCTCCCGAACTCCGAAGATGACATCGCCCACCTGCACAGCCGCGAGGCGCCGATGCCCGAGAATCGGTTCAGCGGGGGCAATCGCTCGCGCTACATGAACCCGACCTTCGATGCGCTGATCGACCAGTTCATGACGACCATCCCCCACACGGAGCGCGTGGCGATCCTGGGCCAGATCGTTCACCATATGACGGATCAACTCCCGGTGATCGGGATCTACTACAACGCCCAGCCGACGATGATCGGGGCGCGGCTGAAGAACGTGATGCCGGCGGACTCTGGGAACAGCACCGAAGCATGGAACGCCCAGGACTGGGACGTCGTGGGGTCGTGATCGCGCCATCGGACGCCCGGCCGCGCGGCCCGGCGCGTTCCGGCTCGCGGGCCGGCGCTCTGGCCCATCGCCGTGAGCCCCGGGAGGATTGTTCGCATCAGAATCGAACGGTAAGCTGAATCGACGGAGGCATGATGACGGAGCACCACGACGGCCACCACCTCCCGCACGGCGGCGCGCTTCGCACCGAGGACGTGGCCCGCGCGCTCGAGAAGCCGGAATACCGGTTGGACGGCCCATTCAAGGTCACCGGTCGCGCCCGGTACGTTGGGGACGTCCAGCTTCCCGGCACGCTCTTCGCCCGGTTCCTGCTCAGTCCACATCCACACGCCCGCATCGCATCCATCGACACGTCCGCCGCCCGGGCGGTCCCGGGCGTACACGCCGTGATCACCGGGAAGGACATCGGACTCCGATACTTCGGGCGGGTCCTCTACGACTGGCCGGTCCTCGCCTACGACCGCGTCCTCTTCGTGGGAGAGCGGGTCGCGGCGGTAGCGGCGGAGACGCGGGAGGCGGCCGAGGAAGCCGTGGGTCGGATCGAGGTCCAGTACGAGGAGCTGCCGGCGGTGTTCGACGCGGAAGAGGCGCTCGCCGATGGGGCTCCGATCTTCCATCCGGACGGCGCGAGCTACTTCTTCACCGGCAAGCGCCCCCCGATGCCCCACCCGAACCTTCAGGGGTACGCCTTCGCGCAGAAGGGCGAGGAGGAGATCGAGCGCGTCTTCGCCCAGGCGTACCGCGTCGTCGAAGACGTCTATACGGGCCCGCGCCAGCACCAGGGCTATATCGAGCCGCACGGCTGCGTCGTATGGATCGATGCCGAGGGGATCTTGCAGGTCGTGACGACGAACAAGGCGCCCTTTGGTCTGCGCGCGCAGCTCGCCAAGACGCTCGACCTGCCGACGGACCGCATCGTCGTGGACAGCATGTTCATCGGCGGCGACTTCGGTGGCAAGGGTCACTCCATCGAGGAGTTCGCCTGCTACTACCTGGCGAAGGCGACGGGGCGCCCCATTCGCTCGGTCATGTCCTACACGGACGAGCTGGGCGCTGCCGCGCCCCAGCACTCGGCGAAGTACTACCTGCGCACCGCCGTGAATCGAGAGGGCAAGATCATCGCCCACGAAGCGCGAGCGTACCTGAACGGGGGCGCTTACGGAGGGGGGCGCCCGAACCCGCAGCAGACGGCGAGCGGCGGTCTCGACTCGATGGAGGTCTACAACATCCCCAACGCCCGGCTGGAGTCGTTCTTCGTGTACACCAACCTCCAGCCCACCGGAAACATGCGCGCGCCCGGCTCGTTCCATCGAGGCCTGGCCGGCGAGGGACACGTGGACCACATCGCGCGCGCGATCGACATGGACCCGCTGGAGTTCCGCCTGCGCAATGCGCTGCGCGAGGGAGATACGGACCTGACCGGCGGGAAGGTGCGCAAGCCGCGCGCGGTCGAGGTGCTGGAGACGTTGAAGCGCGAGACCGGGTGGGGTGCTCCGCTCCCGCCGGGCCGCGGCCGGGGCCTCGCCATTCGAAATCGGCACGTCGGTCAGGGCAGGACGGAGATGCTCCTTCGCCTCATGCCGGACGGCACCATCGAGGCCCTCTACGGCGCGCCCGACCAGGGCGGCGGCTCGGCCACCGTGCTGGTGCGGGTCGCCGCGGCGACGCTCTCCGTCCCCGAGGAGCGGATCCACGTACGCTTCGGCTCAACGCGCGAAGCGCCCTTCGACGGCGGCGTGGGTGGGAGCCGTACGACGCACGTGGTCGGTCGGGCGGCCCTGGCCGGCGCGCAGACGCTCAAGGAGAAGCTGGAAGAGCTGGCCGCCGAAGTGATGGGGTGGCCCGCGGGCCAGGTGCGGCTCGAAAACGACCGCTTCGTGGCCGACGGGGGACGCGAGTCCGCGCCGTACCTGGAGGTGGCCCGGCGAATCGCGGCGGGACCGGCCGTCGAGGTGGTCGGCGCGTACGACGCCGCCGAGCACCATAGCGATGAAGGCGGTGACTACAACTTCTTCGCCTACATGGTCGAGGTGGAGGTTGATCGCGACACCGGCCAGGTCCGCACCCGCGACGCTGTGGCGGTGGTGGACGTGGGCACGGTGATCAATCCCGTCGCCCATCAGGGCCAGCTCGACGGCGGCTTCGTCTATGGCTATGGCCAGGCCATGACCGAGGAGCTGGTCATTCAGGACGGCCGCGTGACGACGCTGAGCCTCGGCGAGTACAAGCTACCCACCGAGATGGATGCGCCGCCCTTCCGCTCCATCATCCTCCCCAGCGACGAGGGGCCGGGACCGTACGGGGCCAAAGCGGCCGGGGAGACGACGAACACGGGGGTCGGCGGGGCGATCGTCAACGCCGTGTATGACGCGGTGGGCGTGCGCATTATGACGGCGCCGATCACGGCCGAGCGGGTCTATGAGGCGCTCCACGGTCAGCCGTAGCGGGCCGCCACGTCAGGGTTCGATGACGAGCGCATCCCCCATGTCGACGAGACACGCCCCCTCACCCACCCCCTCTCCCAGGAGGGGCGCGGGGCGTCCAGATCGGCCCCGGTTTGATCGGTGGCTGGGGCTCGTCCTTCTCGGCACGCTCCTCCTGGGCTGCTCCACGACCGGCGCGCCGACGAAGCCTCCCAGCCCTGACGCCGACGCCGGAAGCGCCGTTGTCGTGAAGCCCCTCAACATCGGGCTCTTCGACGAGCCTCCGGCTCTGGGAAGCAAGTTCAGTGGCGGCGGAACGGGACGGGCCGACTACAGCTTCCTCTTCGCGGCGAAGCTCATTCAGTACGACAGCCACGGGAGTCCGATGGCAGTCCTCGCCACCGAGCCACCCTCGCTGGAGAAGGGCACGTGGCGGTTACTCGACGACCAGCGCATGGAGACGACCTATACCCTTCGGAAGGCGACCTTCCAGGACGGCTCTCCGTTCACGGCCGACGACGTGGCCTTCACCTGGCGTCTCATCATGAACCCGGATCTCCCCGCGGAGGACCACGAGCCCGAGAAGTTCATCGATTCGATCGAGGTGCTCGATCCCCAGACCTTCGTCGTGCACTGGAGGGAGACGTACGTCTTTGCCAACGCCTGGGACCTGGAGCCGCTCCCAAAGGCGATCTTTGGTCCCCTCGTGGACCGCGACGTGCAGGCCTTCACCAACACGTCCGCCTGGACGCGCGACTGGGTCGGCCTCGGGCCGTACAGAGTCACCGATTGGGTCCAGGGCACGTATCTCAAGGGGCAGGCGTTCGACGGGTTCGTCCTGGGAAAACCGAAGATCCGGGACATCGTCGTCAATTTCGTCCAGGACGCCAATCAGGCCGTGTCCCGAATGCTCGCCGGCACCCTCGAC
It encodes:
- a CDS encoding UbiD family decarboxylase — its product is MTATGPAGPKSGGYKDIRTYIDDLEAAGMLRRVAAEVDLKHEIGAICARALERGGPAILFENVKGYPGLPLAANLLTTDERVAFSLGVPPDHDRIYEKILVGLENRLASVERPTGPCKDVVLTGDKVDVYAFPTPWWHEGDAGQYIGTTHAFITADPDTGVHNMGSYRVMIHDKDTLSVQIRGSHPVGEQPNPGDRSGARADGLEHILKNEIKGLPTPCAIALSMDPLLTMAAGSPVPADAEGMSEYEAAAAWRGSPTELVKCETNDLRVPANAEIIIEGEVVPNVRVPEGPHGESNGFYVAHQETFLIKVTCITHRAQPVSYGLYCWMVEDYPRDLFRGASFQRRLIEHTGMTNIKRVQVAKVGRNGMVIISAKISSADEPRRIMEGAWAVAGERWVIVVDDDCDVRSWTDVLWRVTYFAQPGKHIVQGPEKPVRGHATENPDDPFEPPSCGLGIDATMHFKGYRFNQVNRVSSELAARVAARWGEYGLP
- a CDS encoding sialidase family protein, producing the protein MAAGPALYIGTENGLYRGEPSPAGYRARLLGLEGLGVLRARVVADVSDPRRLYAGTTRGGVFRSADAGATWQEANAGIVYKDVWSIVQHPTTGRIYVGTSPADVFWSDDGGESWTECAALQQLPSTKGWTGPLPPHVSRMKTLALADDAPYIYGAIEEGWAVRSSDGGSTWQQIAQGMDHDGHAIAPIRGNARTVVATGGKGIYRSADAGESWAKVSENLLPYRYTPADIVQHPANPGVLVTALSTQGPGGWQRGTIGVAYARSVDAGVSWELLPSVAESTRAVPRALIADPKEPDTMFAGMTDGTVWMSRDGGASFAEVLSDLPSVHSLALAAA
- a CDS encoding peptide ABC transporter substrate-binding protein; this encodes MRPQPHVMALAALLVVACAAPQPGSQAPRSAPSEEPPARTLVVATDANVDGFGEMFAGGKSGPEELQAMVHRVLAEADAQGTYVPGIATKLPSLDDGTWKLRSDGGSETIWSLQPNARWHDGTPLTADDIVFSWQVAIAPDVPYKSRQAVNRIEDVETVDAHTVSIRWKSVFVGAGRLTERDLFVLPKHILDPLFTGDRNAFVNATYWSSAFVGLGPFRIVDWVPGSQVQLQAFDGFFSGRPPISSILFKTVPDVNTAVANIRAGDIDVWLGSSFGLEHARTLKDDWESTGAGRVMTYPRLIFEIRLRPEDAKVSDVRMRKALYQTIDRESIVRDLYFGLLQVANSYIAPGTTGFERIEAGLVKYPFDPTGAQALLADLGWRKGADGLLRNDRGERFALPFSTTSGNREREELQAVIADMWKAAGFDVAFENVPLSVQSDPTYVFSTTDLSGISTDFEANIPRIDGRNRRTPQNPRGANVWGYANDDVDQLLDEWGRTLERERQIEIEAAVMRHVSEDLPILPINYRIEAITVANGVSGVPPRSSVQSATNTWNVETWQRTR
- a CDS encoding cupin domain-containing protein yields the protein MAETDVQPLDTSNVLMDDNTHGDRDYQNKQKLRTKGWQVVSIPDNITPNPKGGGYVRLTENRYAQAVINIYRPGQRDEMHCHPGSEHIFMVFQGELHIRGVNEDEDVVLKPGELVHINQSYYYQLANETDDLTVLYQVATKPPKPPKIGRYSYRGANGVDPRTLEGE
- a CDS encoding isochorismatase family protein, with the protein product MAQETGERVWDKFLTEQDKAHLEIVGEKRKREFGSRPALLLIDLYRWVFGDEPEPLLRSVEKWPGSCGLAGWNAIPAIQRLLSAARAAGVPVIHTTGAELEMRHWANRTEREEDAEMSDRARRKNDILPEVAPIDGELVIRKSSPSAFWGTPLIGHLVSQGVDTILVGGESTSGCVRASVVDGCTNRFKMFVVEDCVFDRHEACHAVELFTMNQKYASVIPVDEAVSYLSRFEDGKDTGVTLTNR
- a CDS encoding amidohydrolase family protein — its product is MHAIDADAHVDENDQTWEYLDEADRRYKPLSFELSAHETSGPSDGRRHNVWLVGGNARLHRFRSDEATGTTRATRELLDVGERLRHMDQLGIEVQALYPTTFLHAVTDRPEVDVALCKAYNRWIADRTASSGGRLRWVAQAPMLSIKDAVEELRFARDHGACGVMKKGVEAGNRPAGDPYFYPLYAEAERLDLPICVHQGTGDADISNTASVTDTANMSVFNVLSAFKSLATTGVPDLFPRLRFGFIEAGASWIPYLIKDIGMRGKAAKAPYNFKTEFLAHNRFYVTCDTEDDIPTLLSYGAEDYLMIGTDYAHSDPSSEMLAHRVLVQMAERGAFSTAVATKIVNDNGRRFYGF
- a CDS encoding peptide ABC transporter substrate-binding protein gives rise to the protein MPPLGLRHRSLIAILLLASVACTTPNTGVRGSESTDARAVGSTGQKRIIAAVLSDPPTISSEFIGIGSGTIQGGGALEELTNRGLSVQDNRGTLVAQLAEAVPSVENGLWQLLPDGRMETTWKIKDRVSWHDGTPFTSSDLVFTIQLGQDRDLPVFGHNGFDSIASVDAPDARTIVIRWKRPYVDADSLFTRRFGFPRPRHVLEQVYLDNKDAIGQQPYWTEAYVGTGPFRVKQWVADSHVVLRANDAYVLGRPKIDEIEVRFIPNPNTLVANILAGEVELTLGRSLQMSETSALRDSWTKGAVAVGITDWIALWVQFVNPGQPLLLDASFRKALVQAIDRQQMVEVLESGAVPVAHSFISPREAVYPEIEPSIVKYDFDPRRSGQLIEQLGFTRGGDGMYQRPSGERLTLDVWTNPGHEERILAITDYFKQAGIAAESFVIPDARRRDREYNTSYPGVRLWRLPNSEDDIAHLHSREAPMPENRFSGGNRSRYMNPTFDALIDQFMTTIPHTERVAILGQIVHHMTDQLPVIGIYYNAQPTMIGARLKNVMPADSGNSTEAWNAQDWDVVGS